The Salicibibacter halophilus DNA window GACGTTGCATACATGTCTTCCTCGCCTTCAAGGATAGGGAAGGATAGAGCGGATTCCGTCACAATGGGCACTTCTTGCTCCTGTCCATCCGGAATAGGCAAGGTGGACACTTCATCAAACTGTTCTCCTTCCGAAACTACTTCTTCGGTCGTAAAGGCGTCAAATCCGTAATCATACAATTTTGCCGTTTCTTCAAAACGGGCATCTATGCTGTCTGTTTGCATAACAACAGACAGTAAACGGGTATCATCTTGTTCAACGGTGCCTGTGAATGCAAATCCTGCGGCTTCCGTATTGCCGGTTTTAATGCCATCCACTCCCTCGTAGGCATGAGTGAAATCAGAACCCCCCAACATATGATTCCAATTTGTCATCGGTTGTTCGTCCATCTCACTTCCTTCTTTAAACACCGTTTCTTCCGTGCTCGCGACCTCCAAGATTTCAGGGTAATCCTGGATGAGGTGATAAGCAAGCTGAGCCGTTCCCCGCGCCGACATCATATTCTCAGCATCTGCGTCGGTTCCTTCCGGATGATTGCCATCCATGGACGCGTTGTTTAAACCGCTGGAATTAACGAATTCATATTCTTCGATTCCCATTTCCTCAGCTTTTTCATTCATCATGTCCACAAAAGCTGCTTCCGATCCGGCGACTGCTTCTGCAAGCGCAATTGTGGCACCATTCGCGGATTCTATTGCCATGGCTTCATATAACTCTTCAATGGTATACGTTTCATCGATTCGCAAATACACATTCGATAAATTTTCATCATGGGATAACTCCGCCGCTTCTTCACTAATGGAAACTTCCTCATCCCAACTAAGCTCACCTTCTTCAATTGCCTCATTGACGAGATATTCCGTCATCATTTTTGCCATACTCGCCATCGGCAACATTGTATCTATGTCATCGGCATATAAAACCTTACCACTTTCCACATCCACCAAAAGTGATGCTTCCGCTTCCATATCAGGGGTTTGGGCATTGGCTGTTGTCGTTGTTAATGCCAGAAACAAAGCCGCTCCGCTAAGTAAACTCGTCCATTTTTTCATTACTCGGCACCTCCAAGGTGTACATTCCAAACGTTATTTTATCATAATGCCCTGAAAAAGGCAGTAAACTTTTCAACTAAAATTTTTTATAACAAAAAAAGAGCATTTCCGCAGATTATTTCCTGGGAAATACTCGTTTGATTGCCCTTGATAATCTTTAGATACTGTAGTTCGGTGCTTCCTTCGTGATTTGCACATCATGCGGATGATTTTCTTTCAATGATGCGCTGGTAATTTGGACAAATTGACCGTCGTTACGCAACATTTCCAAATCGGCAGCACCACAATACCCCATGCCAGAGCGGATGCCACCCGTCATTTGGTAAAGCGTGTCCGCTAGTGGACCTTTGTAAGGCGTTCGCCCTTCGATGCCTTCCGGCACAAATTTCTGATTGTCTTCTTGAAAATATCGGTCCTTGCTCCCTTTTTCCATCGCACTCATGGAGCCCATGCCGCGATAAACTTTAAACTGGCGCCCTTGATAAATTTCCGTTTCGCCGGGGCTTTCGGAAACCCCTGCCAACATGCTTCCGAGCATCACGGCATGCGCACCTGCCGCCAATGCTTTTACAATATCTCCGGAGTATTTGATCCCGCCGTCGGCAATAATCGGCACCCCGTGCTTTTCGGCTTCCGTGGCGCATTCATGGACAGCTGTGATCTGTGGGACACCAACACCTGTGACAACCCGGGTTGTACAAATGGAGCCTGGTCCAATCCCTACTTTTACAACATCAGCGCCCGCTTGGATTAAATCTCTTGTTCCGGCGCCTGTGGCCACGTTTCCGACAATTAATACCACGTCCGGATAATCCTCGCGAATCTGTGCCACTTGATCGAGCACCCCGCGGGAATGGCCGTGTGCCGTATCAATAACAATGGCATCCACGCCTGCCTCGACGAGTGCTTTCATTCTGATTTGTGTGTCATGGGCGACACCGACGGCAGCCGCAACAAGCAATCGCCCTTGTTCATCTTTGGCAGATTTCGGATATTCAATGGCCTTTTCAATATCTTTGATCGTAATGAGTCCCATTAGTTCCATGTTGTCATCAACGAGCGGCAGTTTCTCGATTTTATACTGTTGCAAGATCTTTTCCGCTTCCGCCAACGTTGTGCCGACAGGAGCGGTTACGAGATTTTTTTTAGTCATGACATCGTCGATTTGGATCGCGTAATCGTCAATAAAACGCAGATCGCGATTCGTGAGAATCCCTACAAGCTTTTGTTCCTCGTCCACGATTGGGACGCCGGAAATCCGGAACTTTCCCATCAAGTGTTCAGCATCATACACTTGCCGATCCGGTGTTAAGAAAAAAGGATTGGTAATAACGCCGCTCTCGGAACGTTTCACCCGGTCAACCATTTCTGCCTGTTCTTCCACCGACACATTTTTGTGAATGACACCGATACCGCCTTCACGCGCCATTGCAATCGCCATTTCCGCTTCCGTTACCGTATCCATGCTGGCACTTAATATTGGCATATTAAGCGGAAGCTTCGATGTTAATTTGGAGTGAATGTTTACATCCCTTGGATGTATTTCCGACCGATCCGGAAGTAACAGAACGTCATCAAAGGTTAACCCTTGTTTTCCAAACTTATCCTCTCTCACTTTTTTCATCCTTTCTGTTTATCTTATGCGTAAAAAGACGTACGCTCGGAAAGATTATCTGTAAGTCCTCTGTCATGTTATTCCTTCTATTTTATCACGAGTCTCTTTTTTTATCGTCCCTCTTTAAGAAGTTCTAACTTTCTAATAAATGCACCATTCGTTTGGAGGAATGCCTGTTGCATACATTTACTGACTTTCAGCGATATACGGTGACTGAAACCTTGACAAAAAGGCTCTATGACCGTTATCAAAGCATCCTGGACGAGGATAGCTACGCGAAAAAATATACGTATGAAAACACATTGCCGTTTATCCACCGCTGGCAACAAGGCCGTTCATTGTTGGAAGAAGGAAAGCGTATGCCTTTCCATGCCAAGCCGCTGCTTTTATTTTATGGATTTGGCCATCTGCTGAAAGCGCTGATTCTGCTCTATGACCCGAGCTATCCTGCTACAACTAATGTACTAGCCCACGGCGCGTCGACGCGAAAAAGAAAGCGAAAAGAGTACCGTTTTATCGACGATGAGGTCAAAATCCAGAAGCATGGACTCTTCCCTCATTTGCTTCAACATATGTTTCAGATGGATCCTGCCGGTTATGACCGTTTTCAAATGGCGACCCTTTTTTTACAAGTTCCTTTGCTGCAAGATTCGGTCCGTGCTGATCCCCGCTTCAAAGCAAAAAGAAAAACAGCGACGTTGCCGGCTTTATTGGTCCATTATTTACTGTTGTATAATCTCAGTATGATTACCCGTTATGAAACGGAATGGTGGGGGAGCTCATCTCCCAGCGTTCTTCGGCTGATCTTCCGTTGATCGAAGCATACATCGACCATTGTCCCGCGATTTGCGAGGCATTGACCGTAGAAAAAGCACTTGCTGTTTTTGATCAAGGGTAAACGCATCGTTTTGGCTGATATCTCTCTCGTTTCCGCTGATATCCGGCTAAGAAAAAACGGTCCGCATCGCATCTGGATAGCGGACCGTTTTCTTTATTCTTCGTCTTGTTCTTCTTCTACTTCTTCAGTTTCCTCTTCCATTTCCTCCGCTTCAATGGGGGCTACGGTAGAAACTTCTTCATTATCATCTACCCTAATAAGCATGACCCCTTGGGCATATCTCCCAAGCTCAGAGATTTCGCTAACATGCATGCGGATAACGATGCCTTTTTCCGTGATCACCATTAAATCATGTTCATCGGCCACAACCCTGAGAGCGATTAGATGCCCGGTTCGCTCGGTGAGCGTGCATGCTTTTATCCCTTTGCCGCCGCGATTCTGCACTTTGAATTCATCTTCTTTGGTCCTTTTTCCAAAGCCTTTATTGGTCACGAGCAGAACATCCTGCCCTTTTTCGATCATATCCATGCCAATGACTTCATCATTCGGATCAAGAGAAATGCCTTTCACACCGGTAGCCGTCCGGCCCATGAGCCTCACATCTGCTTCATTAAACCGGATAGAAATGCCGTTTTTGGTGCCGAGGATGACATCACTTTCGCCGTCCGTAAGGCGTACGCCGTGAAGTTCATCATCTTCCCGGATATTAATGGCAAAGAGGCCGCCCTTTCGAATGTTTGCATACGCGGATAATGGGGTTCGTTTGGCAATGCCTTTTTTCGTGATAAACAGCAGATAGGCATCGTCCCGGTATTTTTCAATCGGGATCACGGTGCTGATTTCCTCCCCCTTTTCGATTTGCAGGAGGTTGATCACCGGTATCCCTTTAGCCGTACGTTTTAACTCGGGCACTTCGTACGCTTTCAGGCGATACACCTTTCCTTTGTTTGAAAAGAAAAGGATCGTGTGATGGGAGTTAGTCGTAAACAGATGTTCGACGAAATCTCCATCATTCGTGCCCATTCCTTGAATTCCGCGTCCTCCGCGGCGCTGACTGCGATATGTCGTAAGCGGCAAGCGTTTAATGTACCCTTCATGGGTAATGCTGATGACGACATTTTCCTGAGGAATTAAATCTTCGTCTTCCAGGACATTTTCGCTTGCATGAATGGCTGTACGGCGCTCATCATTGAAACGTTTTTTGACGTCGCTCAGTTCATCGCGAATAATATTGAGGACTTTCTCATTATCGGCCAAAATCGCTTTTAGTTCCGCGATTCGTTCAATCAACTCGTTATATTCATTTTCGATCTTATCCCGTTCAAGACCGGTGAGACGTTGCAAACGCATATCAAGGATCGCTTGCGCTTGTTCATGGCTTAGGTCATAGTTTTCGATCAAGCCTTGGCGGGCAATATCGGTCGTTTCAGACGAGCGAATTAATTCGATGATCGCATCAATGTGATCAAGGGCAACCCTTAATCCTTCTAAAATGTGCGCGCGCGCTTCTGCCTTGTTCAAATCGAACTGGGTGCGCCGGCGAATCACTTCGACCTGGTGGTCAAGATAAAGGCTTAGCGATTGTTTGAGATTGAGCACCTGCGGCTGTCCGTTCACAAGTGCCAACAGGTTAACGCCAAACGTCGTTTGCATAGCCGTCCATTTATACAAGTTGTTTAAAAGCACATTGGCATTTGCATCCTTGCGAAGTTCCATTACAATGCGCATGCCTTTTCGAGACGTTTCATCCCGCAAGTCCGTGATCCCATCAAGCTTTTTCTCCCGCACAAGCTCGGCAATTTTTTCAACGAGCCGTGCTTTATTTACCTGGTACGGCAACTCCGTAACGATAATTTCTTCTTTGCCGCTTCGTTGCTGGTTTATGTGCGCGTTAGCCCGTATGGTGATGGACCCCCGGCCTGTGTGATAGGCTTTTCGGATTCCGCTTCGCCCCATGATCAATCCTGCCGTTGGAAAATCGGGCCCGGGAATATACTCCATCAATTCGTCAACATTCATCTCGGGATTTCGGCTCAAGGCCAATACACCATCGATGACTTCTCCCAATTGGTGCGGGGGGATATTTGTCGCCATGCCAACCGCGATCCCGGCTGCTCCGTTTACAAGCAAGTTTGGAAAGCGCGCCGGTAACACGACAGGTTCTCTCTCGGCGCCATCGTAATTGTCTTGGTAATCCACCGTGTCTTTGCGAATATCCCGCACGAGCTCGTTAGAGATTTTTGACATACGCGCTTCCGTATACCGCATGGCTGCTGCAGAATCCCCGTCGACCGATCCGAAGTTTCCATGTCCGTCCACGAGCATGTACCGGTAACTGAAATCCTGTGCCATGCGCACCATCGTTTCATAGACAGCGCTGTCGCCATGGGGATGGTATTTACCGATGACATCCCCGACGATTCGCGCTGATTTTTTATGAGCTTTGTCCGGGGTCATCCCCAGTTCGTTCATCGCATAAAGGATGCGCCGATGCACAGGTTTCATGCCGTCGCGCACATCGGGGAGGGCACGACTGACAATTACGCTCATGGCATAATCCAGGAACGACGTCTGCATTTCTTGACTTATATTAATTTCGTGGACATTAGATTCATGGTCTGCCATTCCTCATCCTCCAATTTCCAAGGTGAGAAAAGGGGTCCTTCTCTCACCTCCGGTATTAAACATCGAGGTTTTGCACGTATTCCGCATTCTCCTGGATAAATTCTCGTCGTGGCTCGACTCTGTCTCCCATGAGCGTATCGAAAATGCCATCCGCCATCATTGCATCTTCCAGCGTAACTTGCAGCAGTCTTCGCCCTTCCGGGTCCATGGTTGTTTCCCATAATTGATCGGCATTCATCTCGCCCAACCCTTTATACCGTTGAATATCCGGCACGGGCGTGTCCGGCCATTCATCCAAAAGCGGTTGTAACTCTTTTTCGTCTTGGATATAACGGACCTTTTTGTTTTGTTTAACTTGGTATAACGGAGGTTGGGCAATATATACATAGCCATTTTCAATCAGCGGACGCATAAAACGATAGAAAAACGTCAAAATAAGTGTTCGGATATGCGCCCCGTCCACGTCGGCATCCGTCATGATAATGATTTTGTGATAGCGCGCTTTCTCGATATTAAATTCATCGGCGATCCCCGTTCCTAGCGCGGTAATGATCGAGCGAATTTCATTGTTATTGAGAATCCTGTCCAGACGTGCTTTTTCGACGTTTAGGATTTTCCCGCGCAAGGGAAGAATAGCTTGAAAATAGCTGTCTCGGCCTGCTTTCGCTGAACCTCCCGCGGAGTCGCCTTCAACGATATACATTTCACTGATACTTGCGTCCCGCGTTGAACAATCCGCCAATTTACCGGGGAGAGAGCCAACTTCGAGTGCGCTTTTACGGCGGGTGAATTCACGGGCTTTCTTTGCCGCTTCCCGCGCTCTCGATGCGGTGATTCCTTTTTCCACCACTTTTCGGGCAGTATCCGGATTCTCGGCTAGAAAACGGGCGAAGTGATCGCTGAATTGTTGATCGGTGGCCGTTCGGGCACTGCTGTTTCCCAGTTTGGTTTTCGTCTGTCCTTCAAACTGCGGATCCGGGATTTTCACCGAAATTATGGCGGTTAAACCTTCTCGCACATCCTCGCCCACCAGGTTTGGATCATTGTCCTTAAACAATTGGTTCTGCCGTGCATAATGATTAATCACGCGGGTTAATCCGGTTTTAAATCCCGATTCATGTGTCCCGCCTTCATGCGTATTAATATTATTGGCAAAGGAATAGATATTGCTCGTAAAACTATTATTATACTGAACCGCGATTTCTACTTGGATGCCTGCTTGTTCGCTTTCGATATAGATCGGCGGTTCATGAAGCGGTTCCTTGGTCTGATTTAAATACTCAACAAAGGAGCGAATACCACCTTCATAGTAGTATTCGTTCGTTTCTGCCTCTTCGTCGCGTTTGTCTGTGAAGAGGACGTGGAGTCCTTTGTTCAAAAATGCCAACTCTCGCAAGCGTGTCATTAATGTGTCGGCTTCATATTCTCTCGTTTCGGTGAAAATCGTTCGATCCGGGGTGAAACGGATCCGTGTACCTGTTTTGTCCGTTTCTCCTGTGACCGAGAGTTCTTGCTGTGGGATCCCTTGCCGATAATCTTGATAGTGAACGTTTCCGTCTCGATGAATTTCAATTTCCATATGCTCGGAAAGGGCATTTACCACGGAAGCCCCTACGCCATGCAAGCCACCGGAGACTTTATAGCCGCCGCCGCCGAATTTTCCCCCGGCATGAAGAACGGTCATAATGACTTCCAATGTTGGCCTGCCTTCTTTTTCGTGCATGCCGACAGGGATGCCGCGGCCGTTATCTGTCACCGTGATACTGTTGTCTTTTTCAATCGAGATATGGATCTCGTCACAGAAGCCTGCCATCGCTTCATCAATGCTGTTATCTACGATTTCCCAAACGAGATGATGGAGTCCCCGCGCGTTTGTGGAACCGATATACATCCCCGGGCGCTTGCGAACAGCTTCCAAGCCCTTGAGTACCTGTATTTGACTTTCATCATACGAATGTTGTGCCATGGGCAATCTTCACCTTCGCTTCTAAGTTAGATGTTCTGTTCGTTTCAACACTAGAATCGGGGTACAACAGCCATCATTTCGTGCAGATCATGGTTCATCGTTGCCGTCATCAAGCATATTTTGCGAACGGCGTTTAAGCGTCGTGGAGGAAATGGGTGAATGATATAATTTCTCGCTGGTGACGACGAGCGATTTCGTTGAGTCGCCATCCGGCGCTATTTTCACGATCTCGTTCTCATTCAATGACGCGAGATATTGTTGTGTAACCGTCGATGATTCATGGACATCGTAATTTAAAATGGCGACGATATCTTTGGAACGGATGACTGTGTATCCACCAATGTGAACAAACAAAAAGACACCTCATTTGCCTAAATAAAATTTGAATCTATGAATATCTACCGAAGTGGAAGCGAAAAAAGAGGTGAAAAACACTTCACGTTTTTTCGTTCGGTGGGAAGCGCTCGTAACACCCCGATTCGTGCCATTAACCATCATAGGGGACGCCCGCTCTGAT harbors:
- the gyrA gene encoding DNA gyrase subunit A — translated: MADHESNVHEINISQEMQTSFLDYAMSVIVSRALPDVRDGMKPVHRRILYAMNELGMTPDKAHKKSARIVGDVIGKYHPHGDSAVYETMVRMAQDFSYRYMLVDGHGNFGSVDGDSAAAMRYTEARMSKISNELVRDIRKDTVDYQDNYDGAEREPVVLPARFPNLLVNGAAGIAVGMATNIPPHQLGEVIDGVLALSRNPEMNVDELMEYIPGPDFPTAGLIMGRSGIRKAYHTGRGSITIRANAHINQQRSGKEEIIVTELPYQVNKARLVEKIAELVREKKLDGITDLRDETSRKGMRIVMELRKDANANVLLNNLYKWTAMQTTFGVNLLALVNGQPQVLNLKQSLSLYLDHQVEVIRRRTQFDLNKAEARAHILEGLRVALDHIDAIIELIRSSETTDIARQGLIENYDLSHEQAQAILDMRLQRLTGLERDKIENEYNELIERIAELKAILADNEKVLNIIRDELSDVKKRFNDERRTAIHASENVLEDEDLIPQENVVISITHEGYIKRLPLTTYRSQRRGGRGIQGMGTNDGDFVEHLFTTNSHHTILFFSNKGKVYRLKAYEVPELKRTAKGIPVINLLQIEKGEEISTVIPIEKYRDDAYLLFITKKGIAKRTPLSAYANIRKGGLFAINIREDDELHGVRLTDGESDVILGTKNGISIRFNEADVRLMGRTATGVKGISLDPNDEVIGMDMIEKGQDVLLVTNKGFGKRTKEDEFKVQNRGGKGIKACTLTERTGHLIALRVVADEHDLMVITEKGIVIRMHVSEISELGRYAQGVMLIRVDDNEEVSTVAPIEAEEMEEETEEVEEEQDEE
- the guaB gene encoding IMP dehydrogenase — encoded protein: MREDKFGKQGLTFDDVLLLPDRSEIHPRDVNIHSKLTSKLPLNMPILSASMDTVTEAEMAIAMAREGGIGVIHKNVSVEEQAEMVDRVKRSESGVITNPFFLTPDRQVYDAEHLMGKFRISGVPIVDEEQKLVGILTNRDLRFIDDYAIQIDDVMTKKNLVTAPVGTTLAEAEKILQQYKIEKLPLVDDNMELMGLITIKDIEKAIEYPKSAKDEQGRLLVAAAVGVAHDTQIRMKALVEAGVDAIVIDTAHGHSRGVLDQVAQIREDYPDVVLIVGNVATGAGTRDLIQAGADVVKVGIGPGSICTTRVVTGVGVPQITAVHECATEAEKHGVPIIADGGIKYSGDIVKALAAGAHAVMLGSMLAGVSESPGETEIYQGRQFKVYRGMGSMSAMEKGSKDRYFQEDNQKFVPEGIEGRTPYKGPLADTLYQMTGGIRSGMGYCGAADLEMLRNDGQFVQITSASLKENHPHDVQITKEAPNYSI
- a CDS encoding YaaC family protein: MHTFTDFQRYTVTETLTKRLYDRYQSILDEDSYAKKYTYENTLPFIHRWQQGRSLLEEGKRMPFHAKPLLLFYGFGHLLKALILLYDPSYPATTNVLAHGASTRKRKRKEYRFIDDEVKIQKHGLFPHLLQHMFQMDPAGYDRFQMATLFLQVPLLQDSVRADPRFKAKRKTATLPALLVHYLLLYNLSMITRYETEWWGSSSPSVLRLIFR
- a CDS encoding D-alanyl-D-alanine carboxypeptidase family protein, translated to MKKWTSLLSGAALFLALTTTTANAQTPDMEAEASLLVDVESGKVLYADDIDTMLPMASMAKMMTEYLVNEAIEEGELSWDEEVSISEEAAELSHDENLSNVYLRIDETYTIEELYEAMAIESANGATIALAEAVAGSEAAFVDMMNEKAEEMGIEEYEFVNSSGLNNASMDGNHPEGTDADAENMMSARGTAQLAYHLIQDYPEILEVASTEETVFKEGSEMDEQPMTNWNHMLGGSDFTHAYEGVDGIKTGNTEAAGFAFTGTVEQDDTRLLSVVMQTDSIDARFEETAKLYDYGFDAFTTEEVVSEGEQFDEVSTLPIPDGQEQEVPIVTESALSFPILEGEEDMYATSVTIAEDQLDEDGALSAPVEAGEEVGYVTVSHEDEEEMYLDDELENNAVVPLVAAEDVEEANWFVRSMRGIGDFFSGLWN
- the gyrB gene encoding DNA topoisomerase (ATP-hydrolyzing) subunit B; this encodes MAQHSYDESQIQVLKGLEAVRKRPGMYIGSTNARGLHHLVWEIVDNSIDEAMAGFCDEIHISIEKDNSITVTDNGRGIPVGMHEKEGRPTLEVIMTVLHAGGKFGGGGYKVSGGLHGVGASVVNALSEHMEIEIHRDGNVHYQDYRQGIPQQELSVTGETDKTGTRIRFTPDRTIFTETREYEADTLMTRLRELAFLNKGLHVLFTDKRDEEAETNEYYYEGGIRSFVEYLNQTKEPLHEPPIYIESEQAGIQVEIAVQYNNSFTSNIYSFANNINTHEGGTHESGFKTGLTRVINHYARQNQLFKDNDPNLVGEDVREGLTAIISVKIPDPQFEGQTKTKLGNSSARTATDQQFSDHFARFLAENPDTARKVVEKGITASRAREAAKKAREFTRRKSALEVGSLPGKLADCSTRDASISEMYIVEGDSAGGSAKAGRDSYFQAILPLRGKILNVEKARLDRILNNNEIRSIITALGTGIADEFNIEKARYHKIIIMTDADVDGAHIRTLILTFFYRFMRPLIENGYVYIAQPPLYQVKQNKKVRYIQDEKELQPLLDEWPDTPVPDIQRYKGLGEMNADQLWETTMDPEGRRLLQVTLEDAMMADGIFDTLMGDRVEPRREFIQENAEYVQNLDV
- the remB gene encoding extracellular matrix regulator RemB is translated as MFVHIGGYTVIRSKDIVAILNYDVHESSTVTQQYLASLNENEIVKIAPDGDSTKSLVVTSEKLYHSPISSTTLKRRSQNMLDDGNDEP